The genomic segment GTCAGGAGGCCCTGTTCGGCACGGTCGTGGACTGTCTGGAGCAGCTTCGGGGTACGTACGACGCCGTGATCTGCGAGGGGGCGGGCAGCCCGGCCGAGATCAATCTGCGGCGCACCGACATCGTGAACATGGGCGTCGCGCGGGCCGCGGGCTTCCCGGTCGTCGTCGTCGGCGACATCGACCGGGGCGGCGTCTTCGCCTCGTTCTTCGGTACGACGGCACTGCTCGGCGCCGAGGACCAGGCCCTGATCGCGGGGTACCTGGTCAACAAGTTCCGCGGTGACGTGTCGCTCCTCGAACCCGGCCTCGACATGCTGCGCGAACTCACCGGCCGCCGGACGTACGGGGTGCTGCCCTTCGCGCACGGTCTGGGCATCGACGAGGAGGACGGACTGCGGGTGTCGCTGCGCGGCGCCGTGCGCGAGTCGGCCGTCGCGCCGCCGCACGGTGAGGAGGTGCTGCGCGTCGCCGTCTGCGCCGTACCGCTGATGTCGAACTTCACCGATGTGGACGCCCTGGCCGCCGAACCCGGCGTCGTCGTGCGGTTCGTGGACCGCGCCGAGGAGCTGACCGACGCGGATCTCGTCGTCGTGCCCGGCACCCGGGGCACCGTCCGGGCGCTGGCGTGGCTGCGCGAGCGCGGTCTCGCGGACGCGCTGGTGCGGCGGGCCGCCGAGGGCCGTCCGGTCCTCGGTGTCTGCGGCGGCTACCAACTGCTCGGCGAGCGCGTCGAGGACGACGTGGAGTCCCGCGCGGGACTGGTCGACGGGCTGGGGCTGCTGCCCGTGCGGGTCAGGTTCGACCGCGAGAAGACCCTCGCCCGGCCCGTCGGCGAGGCGCTCGGCGCGCCCGTCGAGGGATACGAGATCCATCACGGTGTCGCCACCGTGCACGGCGGCGAGCCGTTCATCACCGACGGCCGGGGCACACCGCTGGACGGCTGCCGGGTGGGCGCCCTGTGGGGCACCCACTGGCACGGCTCGCTGGAGAGCGACACCTTCCGGCGCCGCTTCCTGACCGAGGTGGCCCGCGCGGCGGGCCGGCGCTTCGTCCCGGCGCCCGACACCTGTTTCGCCGCGCTGCGCGAGGAACAGCTGGACCGCCTCGGCGACCTCATCGAAGAACACGCGGACACCGGCGCGCTGCTGCGGCTCATCGAGTCGGGCCCGCCCGCCGGACTTCCCTTCATCGCCCCCGGAGCCCCTGGAGCACGCGCATGAGCAGCACCCCCAGCACTCCCACCACGACCGTGCTGTTGTTGTCGACCGCCGATACGGACCTGCTCGCGGCCCGCGCGTCGGGCGCGCCCTACCGGATCGCCAATCCGACCCGGGTCGACGCCCGCGCGGAGCTGCCCGCGCTGATCGAGGGGGCAGCGGTCGCCGTGGTCCGCCTCCTCGGCGGCAAGCGCGCCTGGGAGGACGGGCTCGCGGTGCTGAGGGAGTCCGGGATACCGACCGTCCTGCTGGGCGGCGAGAGCGTGCCGGACGCGGAGCTGATGGCCGAGTCGTCGGTCCCGGCCGGGGTCGTCGCGGAGGCGTTGCGCTATCTCGTCGAGGGCGGCCCCGGCAACCTCGTCGAGCTGTCCCGGTTCCTGTCCGACACGGTGCTGCTCACCGGGCACGGCTTCGCCGAGCCGCAGAAGATGCCCGAATGGGGGCTGCGCGGCGACCGCGCGTTCACCGAGGGCCGCCCGACCGTCGGTGTCCTCTTCTACCGGGCGCACGAACTCGCGGGGAACACGTCGTTCGTCGACGTGCTGTGCGACGCGGTCGAGGCGCGCGGCGCCAACGCCCTCCCGGTGTACTGCGGTTCGCTGCGCGGGGCCGACGCCGGGCTGTACGAGCTGCTGGGCCGGGCCGACGCGCTGATCGCGACCGTCCTCGCGTCGGGCGGCACCCGCGCGTCGGACGCCTCGGCCGGCGGCGACGACGAGGCGTGGGACATCGGAGCGCTGGCCGAGCTGAACGTACCGGTGCTGCAAGGGCTCTGCCTGACGTCGTCCCGGGCGGCCTGGGACGCGTCGGACGCGGCGGTCTCGCCGATGGACGCGGCGATGCAGGTCGCGATCCCCGAATTCGACGGCCGGCTGATCACCGTCCCCTTCTCCTTCAAGGAGCAGGGTCCCGACGGGGTGCCGGTGTACCGGGCGGACCCCGAACGGGCCGCGCGCGTCGCCGGGATCGCGGTGCGGCACGCCGTGCTGAAGCACCGGACGAACGCCGAGAAGAAGCTGGCGCTGGTCTTCACCGCCTACCCGACGAAGCACTCCCGGGTCGGCAACGCGGTGGGGCTGGACACCCCTGCGTCGGCGATCCGTGTGCTGGACGCCCTGCGGGACGCCGGTTACGGGGTCGACGGGCACCCCGACAACGGCGACGAGCTGATCCACCGCCTCATCAACGCCGGTGGCCACGACGTCGAATGGCTCACCGAGGAGCAGCTGGCGGCGGCGCCCGCGCGGGTGCCGCTCGCCGACTACCGGGCCTGGTTCGACAAGCTGGAGCCGGGGATGCGCGACGCCATGCTGGAGGCGTGGGGGGAGCCGCCGGGCGGCCTCTACGTGGACGGCGACGACATCGTGCTGGCGTCGCTCCAGTTCGGCAACGTCGTCGTGCTGATCCAGCCGCCGCGCGGTTTCGGCGAGAACCCGATCGCGATCTACCACGACCCGGACATGCCGCCGTCGCACCACTACCTGGCGACGTACCGCTGGCTGGAGAACACGTTCGGCGCGGACGCGGTCGTGCACATGGGCAAGCACGGCACGATGGAGTGGCTGCCGGGCAAGGGGCTCGGTCTGTCGGCGGGCTGCGGTCCCGACGCCGTACTCGGTGAACTCCCGCTGGTCTACCCGTTCATCGTGAACGACCCCGGCGAGGGGACCCAGGCCAAGCGGCGCGGGCACGCCACCGTGGTGGACCACCTCGTACCGCCGATGGCGCGCGCCGACACCTACGGGGACCTGGCCAAGCTGGAGCAACTGCTCGACGAGTACGCCCTGGTGAGCGATCTGGACCCGGCCAAGGCCCCGACGGTACGGGCACAGATCTGGACGCTGGTGAAGGCCGCCGAGCTCCACCACGACCTGCATGTCGACGAACAGCCGGGCGACGACGACTTCGACTCCTTCGTCATGCACATCGACGGCTACCTCTGCGAGATCAAGGACGTGCAGATCCGCGACGGTCTGCACATCCTGGGCGGCGGCCCGGTCGACGAGGCGCGGGTCAACCTGGTGCTGGCGGTGCTGCGGGCCTCGCAGGTGTGGGGCGGCAAGGCGAACGCGCTGCCGGGGCTGCGGGCGTCGATCGCCGAGCACTTCGGGTTCGGCGAGAAGGAGTTGCTGGCGGAGCCGGGCGCGGCGGTGAAGGTGCCCGCCGGGCTGACCGCGCTGGTGGACGGCCCGGCCAGGACGGGCGCCGACGCGATCGACCTGCTGGAGCGGTTGTGCCGCCGTCTCGCGGAGGGCATGGAGGAGTGCGGCTGGGACGTGACGGCCGTCGCGGGCCTGGTGCGTGAGGTGCTGGGCGTCGAACTCCCGGACGCGGTCGCCGTGCTGGGCTTCGCGTGCGAGGAGGTCGTGCCGCGGCTGGCGCGGACGACGGACGAGATCGGTCACATCCTGCTGGCGCTGGACGGTGGTTTCGTGCCGGCCGGTCCCTCCGGTTCGCCGACGCGCGGTCTGGTGAACGTGCTGCCGACCGGGCGCAACTTCTACTCCGTGGACCCGAAGGCGATTCCGTCCCGGCTGTCGTGGGAGGTCGGGCAGTCGCTGGCCGACTCGCTGATCGCCCGGTACCTCGCCGACACGGGCGACTACCCGAAGTCCGTCGGTCTGACGGTGTGGGGCACGTCCGCGATGCGTACGCAGGGCGACGACATCGCGGAGATCCTGGCGCTGCTGGGGTGCCGCCCGGTGTGGGACGACGCGTCGCGGCGGGTGACCGGCTTCGAGGTGGTTCCGGCGGCCGAGCTGGGCCGTCCGCGCATCGATGTCACGGTGCGGATCTCCGGGTTCTTCCGGGACGCGTTCCCGCACGTGGTGGGGCTGATCGACGACGCGGTACGGAGGGTGGCGGAGCTGGACGAACCGGCCGACGTCAACTACGTACGGGCGCACGCGGACGAGGACACGGCGGAGCACGGCGACCGCCGCCGGGCCACGGCCAGGATCTTCGGCTCGAAGCCGGGGGCGTACGGCGCGGGGCTGCTGCCGCTGATCGACGCCCGCAACTGGCGCTCGGACGCGGACCTGGCCGAGGTGTACGCGGTCTGGGGCGGTTACGCGTACGGGCGCGGCCTCGACGGGCGGGCGGCGCGCGGGGACATGGAGACGGCGTTCCGCCGGATCGCGGTGGCCGCGAAGAACGTCGACACCCGCGAGCACGACCTGGTCGACGCGGACGACTACTTCCAATACCACGGCGGGATGGTCGCCATGGTGCGGCATCTGACGGGTGAGTCGCCCGAGGCGTACGTGGGTGACAGCGCCACGCCGGACCAGGTCCGGACGCGGACCCTGAGCGAGGAGACGCACCGGGTGTTCCGGGCCCGGGTGGTCAACCCGCGCTGGATGGCGGCCATGCGGCGACACGGCTACAAGGGTGCCTTCGAGATGGCCGCGACCGTCGACTACCTCTTCGGGTACGACGCGACGGCGGGCGTCGTCGACGACTGGATGTACGAGAAGCTGTCGGCGGAGTACGTCTTCGACCCCGAGAACCAGGCGTTCATGCGGAAGTCCAACCCGTGGGCGCTGCGCGGTATTTCGGAGCGGCTGCTGGAGGCGGCCGAGCGCGGGCTGTGGGCGGAGCCGGACGCGGAGACGCTGGAGCGGCTGCGGGCGACGTATCTGGAGCTGGAAGGCGATCTGGAGGGCGACGAATGAGGGCGGTGCCGGTGGTGCGCACGGCCGCGGCGGGCCGCGCCGCGTGGATGGAACGTTCGACCGAGGAGGCCTTGTGAGTACCCCGTACCCCTTCACCGCGATAGTCGGGCAGGACGATCTGCGGCTCGGGCTGTTGCTGAACGCGATCAGCCCGGCCGTCGGCGGCGTGCTCGTGCGGGGTGAGAAGGGCACCGCCAAGTCGACGGCGGTGCGCGCCCTGGCCGCGCTGATGCCGCGGGTGGATGTCGTCGCGGGCTGCCGGTTCTCCTGCGACCCGGCGTCGCCCGATCCGGCGTGTCCCGACGGCCCCCACGAGGCGGGTACGGGCGTGTCGCGGGACGCGCGGACGGTGGAGCTGCCGGTCGGCGCGTCGGAGGACCGGCTCGTCGGGGCGCTCGACATCGAGCGGGCGCTCGCCGAGGGCGTGAAGGCGTTCGAGCCGGGGCTGCTGGCCGACGCGCACCGCGGCATCCTCTACGTCGACGAGGTCAACCTCCTCCACGACCACCTGGTGGACCTGCTGCTCGACGCCGCCGCCATGGGTGCCTCGTACGTGGAGCGCGAGGGCGTCTCGGTGCGGCACGCCGCCCGGTTCCTGCTCGTCGGGACGATGAACCCCGAGGAGGGCGAGCTGCGCCCGCAGTTGCTCGACCGGTTCGGGCTGACCGTCGAGGTCGCCGCGTCCCGGGAGACCGACGAGCGGGTCGAGGTGGTGCGGCGCCGGCTGGCGTACGACGACGCCCCCGAGGCGTTCGCCGCCCGATGGGCCGACGAGGAACGGGCGTTGCGGGACCGGATCGTCGCCGCGCGGGCCCTGCTGCCCCGGGTCAGGCTGGGCGACGGGGCGTTGCGGCAGATCGCGGCGACCTGCGCGGCCTTCGAGGTCGACGGGATGCGGGCGGACATCGTGATGGCGCGTACCGCGACCGCGCTGGCCGCGTGGGCCGGGCGCGGCGACGTGCTCGCCGAGGACGTGCGGCAGGCCGCCCTGCTGGCGCTCCCGCACCGCCGCCGCCGCAATCCGTTCGACGCGCCGGGCCTCGACGAGGACAAGCTCGACGACACGCTGGAGCGCAACAGCGGCGAGGACGACGACCCGGACCCCGACGGGGACGGCGGGCCCGACGGCGGCGGCCGGCCGCCGCGGGGCGACGCCGGCGGCGAGGGACCCGACACCCCGCCCGGGGCCGAGCCGGAGGCCGAGGAGGGCGAGGGCGACACGCCCGCGCGGCCCGAACCCGAGCAGGGCGAGGCCGGTCAGGGACGGCCGTCCGGCGGTGGCGGTGAGCAGCGGGCCGTACGGTCCGCCGAGCCGTTCCGCACGAAGACGCTGAGCGTGCCGGGTCTGGGCGAGGGCGCGGCGGGACGGCGCTCCCGGGCGCGTACCGAGCACGGCAGGACGACCGGGGCACGACGGCCCCGGGGGGCGCTGACGAAGCTGCACCTGGCGGCGACCGTGGTGGCCGCCGCGCCGCATCAGCGGGCGCGGGGCCGGTCCGGGCGCGGGCTGGTGGTGCGGCGGGACGATCTGCGGCAGGTGACCCGCGAGGGGCGTGAGGGCAACCTCGTGCTGTTCGTGGTGGACGCGTCGGGGTCGATGGCGGCCCGGCAGCGGATGAGCGCGGTGAAGGGCGCGGTGCTCTCGCTGCTGCTGGACGCGTACCAGCGGCGGGACAAGGTGGGGCTGGTGACGTTCCGGGGCCGGGACGCCGAGGTGGTGCTGCCCCCGACGTCGTCGGTGGACACCGCCGCCGCCCGGCTGGAGACGCTGCCGACCGGCGGGCGCACCCCGCTGGCGGCCGGGCTGCTCAAGGCGCACGACGTGCTGCGGGTGGAGCGGCTGCGCGATCCGTCGCGGCGGCCGCTGCTGGTCGTGGTGACGGACGGGCGGGCGACGGGCGGGCCCGCGCCGGTGGCGCTGGCGGCGCGGGCCGGCCGGCTGCACCAGGCCGAGGGGACGGCGTCGGTGGTCGTGGACTGCGAGTCGGGGCCGGTGCGGCTCGGGCTCGCCGGGAGCCTGGCGCGTGAGCTGGGCGGGACGGCCGTGACGCTCGACGAGCTGCGGGCCGACTCGATCGCCGGACTGGTCAAGGACGTCCAGGCAGCCGGGAGGGCCGCGTAATGCCGCAGGGACAGCCGGCGAGTGTGCCGGACGACGGGCTCACCACGCGTCAGCGCCGCAACCGTCCGCTGCTCGTGGTGCACACGGGCATCGGCAAGGGGAAGTCGACGGCGGCCTTCGGGCTGGCGTTGCGCGCCTGGAATCAGGGGTGGCCGATCGGGGTCTTCCAGTTCGTGAAGTCGGCGAAGTGGAAGGTCGGCGAGGAGAACGCGCTGAAGGTCCTCGGCGCGAGCGGCGAGGGCGGCACGGTCGACTGGCACAAGATGGGCGAGGGCTGGTCGTGGGTGCAGCGCGACCGGCAGCTGAACAACGAGGAGGCGGCCCGCGAGGGCTGGGAGCAGGTCAAGCGCGATCTGGCCGCCGAGCGGTACACGCTGTACGTGCTCGACGAGTTCGCGTATCCCATGCACTGGGGCTGGGTGGACACCGCGGAGGTGATCGAGGTGCTGCGCGACCGTCCCGGGACCCAGCACGTGGTGATCACCGGGCGCAACGCGCCGGCGGAGCTGGTGGCGGCCGCCGATCTGGTGACCGACATGTCGAAGGTGAAGCATCCGATGGACGCCGGTCAGAAGGGCCAGCGGGGCATCGAATGGTGAGTGTGCGGTGAACGTTCCGCGTCTGGTGATCGCCGCGCCCTCCTCCGGCAGTGGCAAGACGACCGTCGCGACGGGCCTGATGGCGGCCTTCGCGGCGGCGGGCCTCGCCGTGTCCCCGCACAAGGTCGGGCCCGACTACATCGACCCCGGTTACCACGCGCTGGCGACCGGCCGTCCGGGCCGCAACCTCGACGCGTACCTGTGCGGTCCCGGGCTGATCGCACCGCTGTTCGCGCATGGTGCGGCGGGCTGTGACCTGGCGGTCGTCGAGGGGGTGATGGGGTTGTACGACGGGGCGTCGGGCGAGGGCGAGCTGGCGTCCACCGCGCAGGTGGCGAAGCTGCTGCGGGCCCCGGTGGTGCTGGTCGTGGACGCCTCGTCGCAGTCCCGGTCGGTGGCGGCGCTGGTGCACGGATTCGCCTCGTGGGACCCGGGGATGCGGATCGGCGGGGTGATCCTGAACAAGGTCGGCTCAAACCGGCACGAGGCGCTGTTGCGCGAGGCGCTGGACGAGTCGGGGGTGCCGGTGCTCGGGGCGCTGCGCCGGGCCGGGCCGGTCGGGACTCCGTCGCGCCATCTGGGTCTGGTGCCGGTGGCCGAGCGGCGGGACGACGCGGTGGCGTCGGTCGCGGCGATGGCGGACCGGGTGCGGGCCGGGTGCGACCTGGACGCCCTGCTGGCGCTGGCACGGAACGCGCCCCGGCTGGACACCCCGGCGTGGGACCCGGCGCAGGCGGTGGCCGGGGCCGGGGACGGGGACAGCGGTGGCGGGGTGCCGGGCGCGTCCGGGCGTCCGGTGGTGGCCGTCGCCGCCGGGGCCGCCTTCACGTTCTCGTACGCCGAACACACGGAACTGCTCGCCGCCGCCGGGGCCGATGTCGTGCCGTTCGACCCGCTGCGGGACGAGTCCCTGCCGCCCGGTACCCGCGGTCTGGTCGTCGGGGGCGGTTTCCCCGAGGTGTACGGGCCCGAGCTGTCCGGCAACGAGCCGTTGCGGGCGGCCGTCGCCGCGCTGGCCCGCTCCGGGGCCCCGGTGGCCGCCGAGTGCGCGGGGCTGCTCTATCTGGCGCGTTCGCTCGACGGCCTGCCGATGTGCGGGGTGCTGGACGCCGAGGCCCGGATGTCGTCGCGGCTGACACTCGGCTACCGGGACGCGGTGGCCGTCTCGGACAGCGTGCTGGCCGTCGCCGGCACCCGGTCGCGCGGGCACGAGTTCCACCGCACGGTGCTGGAGCCCGGCGCGGGGCCGTCCCCCGCCTGGGGAATCCGGTCGCCGGAGCGGCGGGTGGAGGGCTTCGTACGGCGGGGCGTGCACGCGAGCTATCTGCATACGCATTGGGCGGCGGCGCCGGGTACGGCCCGCCGTTTCGTCGAGAGGTGCGAGGGATGAACCACGAGGTGCGAGAGATGGACCGGGCAGTGAACAGCCTCGTGGGGGTCGGGGTGGGCCCCGGCGACCCGGAACTGGTGACCGTCAAGGGGGTGAACGCGCTGCGCGCCGCCGCCGTGGTGGTCGTGCCCGTGATGGACACCGGCGAGCGCGGACGGGCCGAGGCGACCGTGCTGCACTACGTCGACGCGTCGAAGGTCGTCCGGGTGGTGTTCGCGCTGAACGAGCGGACCGACCGGGCCCGCCGGGAGGCGGCGTGGGACGCGGCGGGCGGCCGGGTCGTCGAACTGCTGCGGGCCCGGGGCTCGGTGGCGTTCGCGACGATCGGCGACCCGAACGTGTACTCGACGTTCACGTATCTCGCGCAGACCGTCGGCGAGTTGCTGCCGGGCACGGAGGTCACGACCGTCCCCGGCATCACGGCGATGCAGGACCTCGCGGCGCGCAGCGGCGCGGTGCTGACCGAGGGCACCGAGCCGCTGACACTGGTGCCGGTGACGGCCGGGTCCGCCGCGCTGAAGGAGGCCCTGGAGGGGCCGGGGACGGTCGTGGCGTACAAGTTCGGGCGGCTGGCCGCCGAGGTGGCGACGGCGCTGCGTGAGACGGGCCGGACCGAGGGCGCGGTGTGGGGGTCGGCGCTCGGACTCGCGGAGGAGTCGATCCGTCCGGCGGCGGAGCTGGCCGAGGGCCCGCTGCCGTATCTGTCGACGCTGATCGCGCCCGCGCCCCGGCACGGCGGCCGTGGCGGCAAGTTGTGACCGTGGCCCGGGTGGCGCGGCGCTCACTCCCCCGCGATGCCCACCACCAGCCAGATGAAGCCCACCCCGGCGACGGTGCACAGCAGCGTCGAGCGGGCCGGGTGGTCGTGGTGCGCCTCGGGCAGGATCTCGGCCGCGGCGAGGTAGAGGAGCACTCCGCCGAAGAAGCCGAGATAGCAGCCGAGCGGTTCGGCCGGGAGGGTGAAGAGCAGGGTGGTCGCGGCGCCCACGACCGGTGCGAGCGCGTCCGCGGCCAGCATGAGCAGGGCCTTGCGGCGGGCGTTTCCGTACAGGCTGGTCAGGGTGTACGTGTTGAACCCGTCCGCGAAGTCATGGGTGATGACGGCGAGCGCCACGGCGGCGCCCATGCCGCCGCCGACCTGGAACGCGGCGCCGAGCGCCACCCCGTCCGCGAGGCTGTGGCCGACCATCGCCGCCGCGGCGGTCAGCCCCACCTGCGGCACCCGTTCGTCGCCCGCGCCGTGCGCCGCCTGACGCACGGCGAGCAGCCGCTCCACCAGGTGGGCGACGAGGAAGCCGCCCACGAACAGCAGCAGGGCCGCCGGGACCCCGAAGATGTCGTCGCCCGCCGCGTCGACCGCCTCCGGCAGGAGATCGAGACCGACCACGCCGAGCATCAGCCCGCCCGCGAACCCCAGCACCAGGTGGCGGCGGTCGGTGACGCGCTGGGCGACCCAGCCACCGGCCAGGGTCATCAGGAACGCGCCGAGCGCGACGAACACTGCCATGGGCTCTTGCTAGCCGATTGACCCCGGTGCCCGCATCTCCGGTCCGCCGCCCTCCCCGCCCCGTCCCGCCCGTCCCGTACACCCCCGTACGCCCCGCCCGTATGCCCGTCCCCGAAAGGACCCCCGAGCCATGTCCGAAGCAGCCGACACCGCAGGCCGAGCCGCCCCGAGCGCCCCGGCGCGCACCGACGGCAAGGTCACCTTCGTCGGTGCCGGCCCCGGCGCCGCCGATCTGCTGACCTTCCGGGCCGCCCGCGCCATCGCGGACGCCGACATCGTCATCTGGGCGGCGAGCCTGGTGCAGGAGGAGGTCCTGGAGCACGCCCGGGAGGGTGCGGAGATCCTGGACTCGGCGCGGATGTCCCTTGAGGAGGTCGTCGCCGTGTACGAGCGGGCCGCCGCCGAGGGACTGCGGGTGGCGAGAATCCACTCCGGTGATCCGGCCCTGTGGGGCGGCACCCAGGAACAGGTCGACCGGTGCGCGGAGCTGGGCGTGGCGGTGGAGATCGTGCCGGGCGTGTCGTCGTTCTCGGCGGTCGCGGCGATCGCCGGGCGGGAGCTGACGATCCCGGAGGTCGCGCAGTCGGTGATCCTGACCCGGCTGGGCGGCGGGAAGACGCCGATGCCGCCGGGCGAGGAGGTCCGGGAGTTCGCACGGCACGGCACGACGATGGCGGTGTTCCTGTCGGCGGCGCGGTCCGGGCAGCTGACTCAGGAACTGCTGGAGGGCGGCTATCCGACCGCCACCCCGGTCGTGATCGCGTACCAGGCGACCTGGCCCGAGGAGCTGATCCTGCACTGCACGATCGAGACCCTGGAGGCCACGGTCAAGGAGCACCGGCTGTGGAAGCACACGCTGTTCCTGGTGGGTCCCGCGCTGTCCGCGTCGGGGACGCGCTCGCACCTCTACCACCCGGGTCACTTCCACGGTTTCCGCAAGGCGGACAAGGCGGCCCGCGGCGAACTGCGCGCCCGGCGGTCCACGTCATGACCTCCCCGGCGTCTCCCGCCTCCGCTGAATCTGCCGCTCCACCGGCCTTTTCCGCATCCGCAAGCTCCCCCACTCCACCGGCCTCTCCCGCATCAGCAGGCTCTGCCGCCTCCGCTGACTCTGCCGCTCCCCCAACCTCTCCCGCCCCCGCTCCCTCTCCCGTGTCCCCTTCTTCACCGGCTGCCCCCGCCTCCGCTTCCCCCGCCCCCGCCCCCGCCCACTCTCCCGCTCCCCCGGTGCCCGCGCCGGGTGCGCGGATCGGGGTGTTCGGTACGGGTACGGGCACGCCGCTCTCCCCCGGGGCCCGCGCCGCGCTCGCCACGGCGACGCTGGTGGTGGGCGCCCGGCGGCACCTGGAGGCCGCCGACCCGCCCCCGGCGGCGGAGCGGCTCGTGCTCGGGCCACTGGCGCCCGCCCTC from the Streptomyces sp. AM 4-1-1 genome contains:
- a CDS encoding ZIP family metal transporter; protein product: MAVFVALGAFLMTLAGGWVAQRVTDRRHLVLGFAGGLMLGVVGLDLLPEAVDAAGDDIFGVPAALLLFVGGFLVAHLVERLLAVRQAAHGAGDERVPQVGLTAAAAMVGHSLADGVALGAAFQVGGGMGAAVALAVITHDFADGFNTYTLTSLYGNARRKALLMLAADALAPVVGAATTLLFTLPAEPLGCYLGFFGGVLLYLAAAEILPEAHHDHPARSTLLCTVAGVGFIWLVVGIAGE
- a CDS encoding putative cobaltochelatase, translating into MSTPYPFTAIVGQDDLRLGLLLNAISPAVGGVLVRGEKGTAKSTAVRALAALMPRVDVVAGCRFSCDPASPDPACPDGPHEAGTGVSRDARTVELPVGASEDRLVGALDIERALAEGVKAFEPGLLADAHRGILYVDEVNLLHDHLVDLLLDAAAMGASYVEREGVSVRHAARFLLVGTMNPEEGELRPQLLDRFGLTVEVAASRETDERVEVVRRRLAYDDAPEAFAARWADEERALRDRIVAARALLPRVRLGDGALRQIAATCAAFEVDGMRADIVMARTATALAAWAGRGDVLAEDVRQAALLALPHRRRRNPFDAPGLDEDKLDDTLERNSGEDDDPDPDGDGGPDGGGRPPRGDAGGEGPDTPPGAEPEAEEGEGDTPARPEPEQGEAGQGRPSGGGGEQRAVRSAEPFRTKTLSVPGLGEGAAGRRSRARTEHGRTTGARRPRGALTKLHLAATVVAAAPHQRARGRSGRGLVVRRDDLRQVTREGREGNLVLFVVDASGSMAARQRMSAVKGAVLSLLLDAYQRRDKVGLVTFRGRDAEVVLPPTSSVDTAAARLETLPTGGRTPLAAGLLKAHDVLRVERLRDPSRRPLLVVVTDGRATGGPAPVALAARAGRLHQAEGTASVVVDCESGPVRLGLAGSLARELGGTAVTLDELRADSIAGLVKDVQAAGRAA
- the cobO gene encoding cob(I)yrinic acid a,c-diamide adenosyltransferase, encoding MPQGQPASVPDDGLTTRQRRNRPLLVVHTGIGKGKSTAAFGLALRAWNQGWPIGVFQFVKSAKWKVGEENALKVLGASGEGGTVDWHKMGEGWSWVQRDRQLNNEEAAREGWEQVKRDLAAERYTLYVLDEFAYPMHWGWVDTAEVIEVLRDRPGTQHVVITGRNAPAELVAAADLVTDMSKVKHPMDAGQKGQRGIEW
- a CDS encoding cobyrinate a,c-diamide synthase, producing MNVPRLVIAAPSSGSGKTTVATGLMAAFAAAGLAVSPHKVGPDYIDPGYHALATGRPGRNLDAYLCGPGLIAPLFAHGAAGCDLAVVEGVMGLYDGASGEGELASTAQVAKLLRAPVVLVVDASSQSRSVAALVHGFASWDPGMRIGGVILNKVGSNRHEALLREALDESGVPVLGALRRAGPVGTPSRHLGLVPVAERRDDAVASVAAMADRVRAGCDLDALLALARNAPRLDTPAWDPAQAVAGAGDGDSGGGVPGASGRPVVAVAAGAAFTFSYAEHTELLAAAGADVVPFDPLRDESLPPGTRGLVVGGGFPEVYGPELSGNEPLRAAVAALARSGAPVAAECAGLLYLARSLDGLPMCGVLDAEARMSSRLTLGYRDAVAVSDSVLAVAGTRSRGHEFHRTVLEPGAGPSPAWGIRSPERRVEGFVRRGVHASYLHTHWAAAPGTARRFVERCEG
- the cobI gene encoding precorrin-2 C(20)-methyltransferase: MDRAVNSLVGVGVGPGDPELVTVKGVNALRAAAVVVVPVMDTGERGRAEATVLHYVDASKVVRVVFALNERTDRARREAAWDAAGGRVVELLRARGSVAFATIGDPNVYSTFTYLAQTVGELLPGTEVTTVPGITAMQDLAARSGAVLTEGTEPLTLVPVTAGSAALKEALEGPGTVVAYKFGRLAAEVATALRETGRTEGAVWGSALGLAEESIRPAAELAEGPLPYLSTLIAPAPRHGGRGGKL
- a CDS encoding cobyric acid synthase — protein: MSGGLLVAGTTSDAGKSVVTAGICRWLVRQGVKVAPFKAQNMSLNSFVTREGAEIGRAQAMQAQAARVEPTALMNPVLLKPGGDRSSQVVLLGRPVGEMSARGYHGGRQEALFGTVVDCLEQLRGTYDAVICEGAGSPAEINLRRTDIVNMGVARAAGFPVVVVGDIDRGGVFASFFGTTALLGAEDQALIAGYLVNKFRGDVSLLEPGLDMLRELTGRRTYGVLPFAHGLGIDEEDGLRVSLRGAVRESAVAPPHGEEVLRVAVCAVPLMSNFTDVDALAAEPGVVVRFVDRAEELTDADLVVVPGTRGTVRALAWLRERGLADALVRRAAEGRPVLGVCGGYQLLGERVEDDVESRAGLVDGLGLLPVRVRFDREKTLARPVGEALGAPVEGYEIHHGVATVHGGEPFITDGRGTPLDGCRVGALWGTHWHGSLESDTFRRRFLTEVARAAGRRFVPAPDTCFAALREEQLDRLGDLIEEHADTGALLRLIESGPPAGLPFIAPGAPGARA
- the cobN gene encoding cobaltochelatase subunit CobN → MSSTPSTPTTTVLLLSTADTDLLAARASGAPYRIANPTRVDARAELPALIEGAAVAVVRLLGGKRAWEDGLAVLRESGIPTVLLGGESVPDAELMAESSVPAGVVAEALRYLVEGGPGNLVELSRFLSDTVLLTGHGFAEPQKMPEWGLRGDRAFTEGRPTVGVLFYRAHELAGNTSFVDVLCDAVEARGANALPVYCGSLRGADAGLYELLGRADALIATVLASGGTRASDASAGGDDEAWDIGALAELNVPVLQGLCLTSSRAAWDASDAAVSPMDAAMQVAIPEFDGRLITVPFSFKEQGPDGVPVYRADPERAARVAGIAVRHAVLKHRTNAEKKLALVFTAYPTKHSRVGNAVGLDTPASAIRVLDALRDAGYGVDGHPDNGDELIHRLINAGGHDVEWLTEEQLAAAPARVPLADYRAWFDKLEPGMRDAMLEAWGEPPGGLYVDGDDIVLASLQFGNVVVLIQPPRGFGENPIAIYHDPDMPPSHHYLATYRWLENTFGADAVVHMGKHGTMEWLPGKGLGLSAGCGPDAVLGELPLVYPFIVNDPGEGTQAKRRGHATVVDHLVPPMARADTYGDLAKLEQLLDEYALVSDLDPAKAPTVRAQIWTLVKAAELHHDLHVDEQPGDDDFDSFVMHIDGYLCEIKDVQIRDGLHILGGGPVDEARVNLVLAVLRASQVWGGKANALPGLRASIAEHFGFGEKELLAEPGAAVKVPAGLTALVDGPARTGADAIDLLERLCRRLAEGMEECGWDVTAVAGLVREVLGVELPDAVAVLGFACEEVVPRLARTTDEIGHILLALDGGFVPAGPSGSPTRGLVNVLPTGRNFYSVDPKAIPSRLSWEVGQSLADSLIARYLADTGDYPKSVGLTVWGTSAMRTQGDDIAEILALLGCRPVWDDASRRVTGFEVVPAAELGRPRIDVTVRISGFFRDAFPHVVGLIDDAVRRVAELDEPADVNYVRAHADEDTAEHGDRRRATARIFGSKPGAYGAGLLPLIDARNWRSDADLAEVYAVWGGYAYGRGLDGRAARGDMETAFRRIAVAAKNVDTREHDLVDADDYFQYHGGMVAMVRHLTGESPEAYVGDSATPDQVRTRTLSEETHRVFRARVVNPRWMAAMRRHGYKGAFEMAATVDYLFGYDATAGVVDDWMYEKLSAEYVFDPENQAFMRKSNPWALRGISERLLEAAERGLWAEPDAETLERLRATYLELEGDLEGDE